The Micromonospora sediminicola genome contains a region encoding:
- a CDS encoding C39 family peptidase: protein MEEPVKHHLKRQLRRLATERPYQIIAGSAAALVLAGGTGVALAATDDTASRSENTVAVAELGSRLGEAASRGEARIAVPSPSASPSAAPTASPSAKPAAKATTDPDTKPKPKPKPPASKVLDYDYQAQTTYYYCGPAAVRNALSANGIERSQDTLAVALGTTEMGTNSAEDTTRVLNQQVKGNPYRTRMIPGAATPAQMDRLQADVVTAVSNGRAVVANVAGDATDTNGGWHSFPGGHYIAVVGYKNDGRTVRIADSADPSLPSYWVTTIDLANWMATRGYSA from the coding sequence CTGGAGGAACCCGTGAAGCACCACCTGAAGCGTCAGCTGCGGCGTCTCGCCACCGAGCGCCCGTACCAGATCATCGCCGGTTCGGCCGCCGCCCTCGTGTTGGCCGGCGGCACCGGTGTCGCCCTCGCCGCCACCGACGACACCGCGTCCCGGTCGGAGAACACCGTCGCGGTCGCCGAACTCGGCTCCCGCCTCGGCGAGGCCGCCAGCCGCGGTGAGGCCCGCATCGCCGTCCCCTCGCCGAGCGCCTCACCCAGCGCCGCACCCACCGCCTCGCCCTCGGCGAAGCCGGCGGCCAAGGCCACCACCGACCCGGACACCAAGCCGAAGCCCAAGCCGAAGCCGCCGGCGAGCAAGGTGCTCGACTACGACTACCAGGCGCAGACCACCTACTACTACTGCGGCCCGGCCGCGGTGCGCAACGCGCTCAGCGCCAACGGCATCGAGCGGAGCCAGGACACGCTCGCCGTCGCCCTCGGCACCACCGAGATGGGCACCAACTCGGCCGAGGACACCACGCGCGTGCTCAACCAGCAGGTCAAGGGCAACCCGTACCGGACCCGCATGATCCCGGGCGCGGCCACCCCGGCCCAGATGGACCGGCTCCAGGCCGACGTGGTCACGGCGGTCAGCAACGGCCGCGCGGTCGTCGCCAACGTCGCCGGCGACGCCACCGACACCAACGGCGGCTGGCACTCGTTCCCGGGCGGTCACTACATCGCGGTGGTCGGCTACAAGAACGACGGCCGGACCGTCCGGATCGCCGACTCGGCTGACCCGTCGCTGCCCTCGTACTGGGTCACCACCATCGATCTGGCGAACTGGATGGCGACGCGCGGCTACTCCGCCTGA
- a CDS encoding acyltransferase family protein, with product MTSAPTTTRAPRLPSLTGLRWVAALLVFGFHAGTMRIVAEPDLKAVVDKAFSLGLSGVEFFFILSGFVLVWSYRDGEPGRTFLWRRVAKIYPNHVVTFLAALAVAAWFADPVPRLAALGNLLLVQAWIPFGGYFYSVNNVSWSLSCELAFYLCLPLAVPWLRRARTRALRVVLVAAPLLILALWPGQQLVPEEQRWWFTQIFPVTRSFEFWMGAAAAELMRRNRWRGPDLTVASLLFVGTWVVAAFWVRAEFWAALLAVAYLLVITAAAQADVRGRWTPWRSRTMVWLGEVSFAFYLVHVLVMVTVLRLTGDWGTGLPGWRGPLAVLGFLLLNLALAAALHRWVEVPMMRRLGPRRPRPTPAAAAPARSVPAPRSPADAGAPTPIEYAGRRGPD from the coding sequence ATGACCAGTGCGCCGACCACCACCCGCGCTCCGCGCCTGCCGTCGCTGACCGGGTTGCGCTGGGTCGCCGCTCTGCTGGTCTTCGGCTTCCACGCGGGCACCATGCGGATCGTCGCCGAGCCGGATCTCAAGGCGGTGGTCGACAAGGCGTTCAGCCTGGGCCTGTCCGGGGTCGAGTTCTTCTTCATCCTCAGTGGATTCGTGCTGGTCTGGTCGTACCGCGACGGCGAGCCGGGGCGGACGTTCCTGTGGCGCCGGGTCGCCAAGATCTACCCGAACCACGTGGTCACCTTCCTGGCGGCGCTGGCCGTGGCGGCCTGGTTCGCCGACCCGGTGCCGCGGCTGGCCGCCCTCGGCAACCTCCTCCTGGTCCAGGCGTGGATCCCGTTCGGCGGCTACTTCTACAGCGTCAACAACGTGAGCTGGTCGCTCTCCTGCGAGCTGGCCTTCTACCTGTGCCTGCCGCTCGCGGTGCCGTGGCTGCGTCGGGCCCGTACCCGGGCGCTGCGGGTCGTGCTGGTCGCCGCGCCGCTGCTCATCCTCGCCCTGTGGCCCGGGCAGCAGTTGGTGCCCGAGGAGCAGCGGTGGTGGTTCACCCAGATCTTCCCGGTCACCCGGTCCTTCGAGTTCTGGATGGGCGCGGCCGCCGCCGAGCTGATGCGCCGCAACCGCTGGCGCGGCCCCGACCTGACCGTGGCCAGCCTGCTCTTCGTCGGCACCTGGGTGGTCGCCGCGTTCTGGGTCCGGGCCGAGTTCTGGGCGGCGCTGCTCGCGGTGGCGTACCTGCTGGTGATCACCGCGGCGGCGCAGGCCGACGTGCGGGGCCGGTGGACCCCCTGGCGGTCCCGCACGATGGTCTGGCTGGGCGAGGTCTCCTTCGCCTTCTACCTGGTCCACGTGCTGGTCATGGTGACCGTGCTGCGGCTCACCGGCGACTGGGGCACCGGGCTGCCCGGGTGGCGGGGCCCGCTCGCGGTGCTCGGCTTCCTGCTGCTCAACCTGGCGCTCGCCGCCGCCCTGCACCGCTGGGTGGAGGTGCCGATGATGCGGCGTCTCGGCCCGCGCCGGCCCCGCCCCACGCCGGCCGCCGCCGCGCCGGCGCGGTCCGTGCCGGCGCCGAGGTCACCCGCCGACGCCGGCGCCCCCACCCCGATCGAGTACGCCGGGCGGCGTGGCCCCGACTGA
- a CDS encoding polysaccharide pyruvyl transferase family protein, giving the protein MHQRILLRARKGPFDVLTPEETFAGNWIGDNTGNLVFSHAAHKLLATSTAEITATRSPADPRLADEINERYDVFVVPLANAFRRSFVHRLTPMTRLIERLKIPVVVLGVGVQTNVDGDREYLRQIDEPVSAFCRAVLDRSHSIGVRGEVTESYLRTLGFSAVEQIGCPSMFLHGDAFRLDKPRAELSTDDRVALTISPYVASMAAVVRHHRERYPNLCYVPQDLRTLGTLLYGDAPEHRGKSGEMPLHTSHPLFVEDKVRMFVDPWTWMAHLADYDFAFGTRIHGTITALISGTPGYLFAHDSRTLELARYFDIPHRIMRDVPADVDAADLYAEADYTALNSGHKARFATITAFLAKHDLGTSFADGDSAARFDQRVRETVFPPAVRPVGAAPREELLSRIERLRDDNRALADTVDALRAQGLRERIKQAVPGPVRRMLGR; this is encoded by the coding sequence ATGCACCAGCGGATCCTGCTCCGCGCCCGCAAGGGCCCGTTCGACGTCCTCACGCCGGAGGAGACGTTCGCCGGCAACTGGATCGGCGACAACACGGGCAACCTGGTCTTCAGCCACGCCGCGCACAAGCTGCTGGCCACCTCCACGGCGGAGATCACCGCGACCCGCAGCCCGGCCGACCCGCGCCTCGCCGACGAGATCAACGAACGGTACGACGTGTTCGTGGTCCCGCTGGCCAACGCCTTCCGCCGCAGCTTCGTGCACCGCCTCACCCCGATGACCCGGCTGATCGAGCGCCTGAAGATCCCGGTGGTGGTCCTCGGGGTCGGCGTGCAGACGAACGTCGACGGCGACCGGGAGTACCTGCGGCAGATCGACGAGCCGGTCAGCGCGTTCTGCCGGGCCGTGCTCGACCGGTCGCACAGCATCGGCGTACGCGGCGAGGTGACCGAGAGCTACCTGCGGACGCTCGGCTTCTCCGCGGTGGAGCAGATCGGCTGCCCGTCGATGTTCCTGCACGGCGACGCGTTCCGGCTGGACAAGCCCCGGGCCGAGCTGAGCACCGACGACCGGGTCGCGCTGACCATCTCCCCGTACGTCGCCTCGATGGCCGCCGTCGTCCGCCACCACCGGGAGCGCTACCCGAACCTCTGCTACGTGCCGCAGGACCTGCGCACCCTGGGCACCCTGCTCTACGGCGACGCGCCCGAACACCGGGGCAAGAGCGGCGAGATGCCGCTGCACACCTCGCACCCCCTCTTCGTCGAGGACAAGGTGCGGATGTTCGTCGACCCGTGGACCTGGATGGCGCACCTGGCCGACTACGACTTCGCCTTCGGCACCCGGATCCACGGCACCATCACCGCGCTGATCTCCGGCACCCCCGGCTACCTCTTCGCGCACGACTCGCGCACGCTGGAACTGGCCCGCTACTTCGACATCCCGCACCGGATCATGCGGGACGTGCCCGCCGACGTCGACGCCGCCGACCTCTACGCGGAGGCCGACTACACCGCGCTCAACTCCGGCCACAAGGCCCGCTTCGCGACGATCACCGCGTTCCTGGCCAAGCACGACCTCGGCACGTCGTTCGCCGACGGCGACAGCGCCGCCCGGTTCGACCAGCGGGTCCGCGAGACGGTGTTCCCGCCGGCGGTCCGCCCGGTCGGCGCCGCCCCGCGCGAGGAGCTGCTGAGCCGCATCGAGCGGCTGCGCGACGACAACCGCGCGCTCGCCGACACCGTCGACGCGCTGCGCGCCCAGGGGCTGCGCGAGCGGATCAAGCAGGCCGTACCGGGCCCGGTCCGCCGGATGCTGGGCCGCTGA